The genome window TCGGGTATGTCCAGAGACTTGAGGAGCGCGAAGGCTCAATCTTGCTGCACTGGGACGTTACCGCCCAGGCCGCCGCGAACATTGAGGGCGTGTTCCTGTGGCTGGATGTGCCGATCGAGTCATTTTCGGGAGGCACCTGCGAGCTTCTAACGGGAGACGTTCCCACCGCATCGGCCAGCTTCCCAGTCTCGAAGCCTGAACAGCGTCACTTCGTTCGGGCGACATCGGACCGCATTGTCATGACCGCGCCGAATGGCCGGATTCGCCTCGAAGTTGCCCTCGACCGTGCTCTGAACGTGGTTGTTCAGGATACGCGGGAGTGGAATGGGGCGGTGTACACTGCCTTCCCGCAGATCGCCGGTGGTCTCGAGGCGGGGCAGACGGCGTCGTTGGACCTGGAACTGAAGGTCACCGCACAGCCCGATGAGACCCCGGCCAACCTGTCCCTCGATGCGAACAAGACCCGGTTCCGCCTGCACGGGTTCGGAGGCAACTACTGCTTTGGCATCGAGTCGCCGGTGACCCAGTACACCCTGGCGAATCTCAACGTCGCATGGGCCCGCACGGAGATGACGCCTATCGAATGGGAGCCCGAGAACGATGACGCCGACCCATCACACATGAACTGGGAGGCCTATGAGAGTCGAGACAAGCCAGGCAGCAACCTCCGCCGGGAATTCGAGCTTGCCCGGCAGATACAGGACAAAGGCATCCCGTATGTGATCAGCATCTGGAACCTCCCCGAGTGGCTGTACAAGGACCCCGGCAAGGGTATCCAGGCCCACCACCGGGAAGTCTCACCGGAGCTGTGGGACGAGTTGCTGGAGTGCCTTGGATCGTATCTGCTCTATGCGAAGCGCCAGTATGGGGTGGAGCCAGACCTATTCTCCTTCAACGAGCCGGATTACGGGGTAAAGGTGTACTTCTCACCTGAAGGTCACCGGGAGGCGATCAAGTCTATCGGCGGGTACTTCGACAGACTTGGGCTGAAGACGAAAATGCTCCTGGGGGACACCGCTGCGCCGCGCAATACCCACACCTACGGCATCCCGGCATCCGAAGACCCTGAGGCCTTGAAGTACGTGGGGGCCGTGGCCTTCCATTCCTGGGGCGGAGCTTCACCGGAGCAGTACAAAGCATGGGGCGACTTCGCGGAACGTCTGGGCCTGCCGCTTCTGGTTGCCGAACTCGGGGTGGATGCAGGTGCGTGGCGGACGCGCTCCTATGACAGCTTCCACTATGCCTTGCGCGAGGTCCAGATGTACCAGGAACTGATCCTGTACGCCCGGCCGCAGGGAACGATGCAGTGGGAGTTCACCTCGGACTACAGTATTGTCAAAGAGGTCCGAGGAGCGGACGGCACGGTGACCCTCGAGCCTACCGTGCGCTACCACTTCGTGCGGCACTTCTGCAACCTGACGCCGCACGATTCCGAAGCGCTCGCGACTGAGAGCGACCATCCGAAGGTGCTCTTCACCGCCTTCCGGAAAGCCACCGAGGAAGGGGAGAGATGGGCTCTGCACATCTCAAACCACGGGGCAGCCCGCAAGGTGCGCGTCGCCGGACTGCCCGGTTCGCTGACGAGTCTCATCCCGACAGTGACCAGCGAGAAGATGTTCTTCCAGCAACTCGGCTCGATTGCTCCGCGGGATGGCGTGGTCGAGATTGAACTGCCGGCGCTGTCACTCACGACGCTCACCAGTCCATAGCCTGGCCTGAGCTCACGGAGCTGCATGGATGTCCGGCCGCCAAACTGAGTATGAGCTTTACTTCCGTCTGCGACGAGGAGGCTGCGGAGTTCCTTTTGCTCTTGCGCGTGCCGAGTGTCATGCGTGTCTCCGGGACTTGCCGGTGGTCGTGACGAGCGAGGCCCCCGCTCGGATGAAGATGCGGCTAACCTGCCCTCATGAACTTGAGGCCGAGCTGATCCGCCGTGCCGGGTTCCTCGGGTACTGTGTGGCTCTGAGCCGGGTCACACGCGTTCCGGGAGCCGGGAGCAGACTGAGCCAGGGCCGCAAACATTCGGGGAGAGTCCTGCGCGGCGAGTACCGCGTGGGGGACGATCTTGTTCGGTATGAGCCTATCTGGACTTCCGACGAGGAGCGCAGGGCGAGTGCCTCGCCGCACCGCCGGGAGTTCCTGCTTGACGTTGACGGCTTCGCGGTCCGTAGTATGGCTCGACGTAGATACAGACGCCTGTCGGTCTGTGATGCACGCCTGCTGCTGAACCTGGCGAGACTTGACGAGGGCGCGACGGTTCTCGATCCATATGCAGGAATTGGGGGGATCGTACTGGAAGCCCGGCAGCGCGGACTACGCACGATCTGTGGCGACGTAGACCCGGCGCTGCGTCTCGGTCTGGCGGAGTTGTCAGGCGGGCTGGCGGCGGTCTGGGATGCCACAATGCTCCCGCTGCGTGACTGCTGCTGCGACGCCGTCGTAACCGAGCCTCCCTATCTGGGTGCCGCGCATGGTGCAGTCGTCGTCGCGCTGCCCGAATTGGCGCGCTGCGTCCGGCCCGGTGGCCGTCTGTCGATGCTTGTTACCCGCGAACTCGGCAGGGAGGTCTTGCGTGCGGCCCACGGAATTGGGCTGGTGTGTATGGAGACCTACGAACTGCGCCGTGAGGGATGCATGGTTTGTGACGCGGTGGTGCTGCAAAGGCGCGAATGACCGGAAATGGACGGCGCAGGAGGCCGGTCTCTCGCGCCTTGAAGCGTGTGTGCAGAGGCGTGGGGCCGGGATTGCCGAGTAAGAGCCTGTCGAGACTGAGTAGCAGATGCGAGCCGTCACCGCGAACCCATTCGGAGGGAGACAATGCCAATCGTCAATCTGTACGAATTACCCCAGACCCAGACCTGCGTTCGTGGCGGAGAGGGGATGTGCCTCGGCGCCACGGCCTTTGGCCCGGAGGCATTCAAGAGCAAGATCATGGGCGTTGGGATGACTATCATTCCGCCGGGTTGCAGCATCGGCAGCCACAACCACGGGAACGAGGAAGAGATCTACCTGGTCATGGAGGGCGAGGGCATCGCCGAACTGGATGGCCAGCAGCAGCGTGTGAAGAAGGGCGATGTGATGCTCAACGTTCCCGGCGGCACTCACGGTCTGATGAACGACCAGCCTGAGGACCTTGTGATATTCGCATTCGCGGTATCGGCAGATTGAATTTGCGGCGGCATATCTTTGCTCGGGTGTGGGGACGAACAGAGAAGAGGTCTGCGGCATGCAATGGCCAAAGTTGTTTCTGATCATCCCGGGCGTTCTGGGCTTCATGATCCTGGCCTTCGCCATCGTGCTCCTGGTGGTGAAGCTCCTGTGGGCATGGACGATTCCCGACCTGTTTCCGGGAGCCGTGGAACAGGGCCTTGTGGCCGGAACGATCTCCTGGTGGACCGCTTTCAAACTGGCGGTGTTCGTGGCGGTGCTCACGGGGATAGCCGGTGCGCGTCGCGGGAGTTCGGAATAGACGATGGAGCAATCCCGACGATGGGACGGCAGGTGCTGTCGATAACCGGCTCCCCCAGTCCAACCTGCGCCGGTGTGTCAGAGTGACTGCGCAGCGAATGGTGACACGGGGGACGGTGTCACATACGACGGCGGCTGACGCCGTGCATCTGCACAGCGGGGACTGTTCGGCGGCCCTGCTATCCGAGCCGGTGTACCGGGATGTGGTGCTGCCGACGAATGGGAGATTGCCCGGCGTTCACTTTCAGCCGTTCGTCGCCCCGGCGCCCAGATGACCCTTCGCGTCTGGTCACTGGACCGCGAGTCGCCCGCGGGGAACGTGGCGGCGATCTACGAAACAGTGGAGGAGCGCGCCCAGTCCTGAGCGGCTCCTCCGTGGCTGTCCGACCGAACCTATCCTAACCCGCCCTCACGTGCCATCCTCTCCAGGCGCTCGATGCGTGCCTCAAGCGGCGGGTGGGTGCTAAACAGGTTGATGATCGAGCT of Armatimonadota bacterium contains these proteins:
- a CDS encoding cupin domain-containing protein — encoded protein: MPIVNLYELPQTQTCVRGGEGMCLGATAFGPEAFKSKIMGVGMTIIPPGCSIGSHNHGNEEEIYLVMEGEGIAELDGQQQRVKKGDVMLNVPGGTHGLMNDQPEDLVIFAFAVSAD